CGATCTCTACACGGAGGATGAACGGCGGCAGGCACTCCGGGATGAGGAGCCCTTCATCGACCGGTGGGGCTTTCCGTATGCATACACCGGCAGAGGGGAGCCGAAGATCGCATACCGGAGATTTTCACAAGAACGGCTCGATGCTGTGAAGGCGTTTGGACGGAAGCATGGGGCAACGGTAAATGATATCCTCATCGGCTGTTACTTCCTGGCTCTCAAAAAGATACGGGCCGATTTGTGTGATCATGGCGAACCTCGGTCGATCATGAGCTCTGCCGATCTCCGGCGGCACCACTGCATGGATACCGGCGATCTCCCAAGGAATTCGTCGGTATCCTTTCAGATCACGCTTTCTCTCGATGAGGGTGCGGGGCTTGCGGATATCATCGGCGAGGTGACGGCGGTGATGGCCCGGAAGAAGCAGCGGGATCTCGGCCTTGCCTGCATCCTCTTCTATGAGACGCTTCTGGAGGGGGGGATGCCTGCTGTGGAAGAGTTCTTTGATGCGATCGCCCGGGGCCATGCCGAGGAGGGGCTGAAGAACCCGGTCTTCTCAAATCTGGGTATTATTGATCCTGATGATCTCACCGGGGGAGAAGATCTCCTCCCGGAGATCCGGGATGTCCAGACCCTCCCCTGCGTCTGCTGGCCGTATGGGTTTCTCCTCGTCGCCTCCACCTTCAGGGGGAGGCTGACGCTGATGACGGGATATGAGGAGGGGCCCTATGCGACGGAGACGGTGGAGCGGTTCCTCGGATGTATGGATGCGTATCTGCCGGGATAGGAGGGGGGCTCTTCTCATTCCGGAAAGCTCTTTCTTCTCCTGCATCTTATGGTGCGATCATCTGAATACGAGAGGATACCATGCAGCAGCTGACAACCATCGCCCGCCCCGTCGATCCCTCGTATCCGACGAACCGGGCGATCATCATCCTGATACTCCTGGTCTTCGCCGGAGGCTCAGGTGTGTATCTGTACCTGGGATCCGCTCCGTCTGAATCGTTCATCTCGGGGCTGGTCGCAGCAGTCGTCGTCTTTCTTGCATGGGCCATCGCCAGGGAGCTCGACCCTGACCCGGAGTATGCCGCCTTTCTTCCGGCTGCGATATCCATCCCTCTCCTTGTCTTCATTCCGGTCCATGGCCTCCTTGCACCACTCTTCCTCCTCCTCCTTCTCCGGGTGGTGAACCGGACGACCGGTCTGCCGGCTGGAGTCCTCGATTCTGCCGCCATCCTCCTCCTCTCCGGATGGCTGGTCTCTGCCGGGGTATGGATTGCGGGACCGGCAGCGGCTGCTGCATTCCTCCTTGACTGGCGGTTGCGGAGCGGCAACCCCCGGCAGATCTGGTTTGCGGCCGGGACGCTCCTTGTGATGCTGTCTATTCTGATGAGGGGCGGGGGGGGTCTCGCCGGGGCGGATCTGCCTGCCACTTCGTCGGGCTTTCTCCTGCTCCTCGCCGCCCCCCTTCTCTTTGGTATCGTCATCCTCAGGGGGGCTTCGATCCGTTCCCGGGATGATCGGGGGCATGGGGTACTTGATGAGATGCGGGTGCAGACGGCCAGGGTCCTCGGCCTCACGGTTGTTCTGGTCTCGGTTGCCGCCGGTGCGATGAACCTCGTCTTCCCGGCATGGGCTGCGCTGGTGGGCCTTGGGATATATGGCGCTATCCGGTGGGTGGTACCATAGCCCGGTTTCCGGGGTGAGAAAAGAGGTGGCGTCTCTGGCAGCCGCCACCGAAGGGATGCAGTTTATGGGTGGGAGAGGGGTATGTGGTATGGAATGGGGGTGTTGATCAGCCCTGCTTATACTCGCAGTACTGGCAGAGGGGGCAGGGATAGATCTTCTCATCCGCAGACTCAAGGTTAATCGACTTTCCACACTTCTTGCAGACGTATCTGCCTGGTCCTGGCTGGTCGCCACACGTTACTGTCATAATGAATAGTTCGGATGTTTACGAATATATATTTTGTGGATGGATGTACGGGGTCTCTTCGACGATAGACGAGCATTCCGGGGTGGGCGGCAAATGGTGGTCCGGCATTCCCATGATAAACTATAAAGCCGGTTCCGATGCTCTTCTTATCATGAAGCAGGAGGTACGGTCCGGCTCGGAACCGGGTATCAGCGTGTCAGCCATCGTCGATCTTGTCAGGATCGGGAGGCCGCAGTTCCTTGTCGCCGGTTTCTTCCTCTTCCTGCTCGGCGCCCTCTTTTCTCTCTCCACAGGGGGTATCTTCAGCCCCGAGCGGTTCCTCTGGGGGTATGCCGTCGTTGCGGCCGCCCATCTCAGTGTCAGTTATAGTAATGAGTATTATGACCGCTCATCCGATGATCCGGCTGTCCGCTCTCCGGTCTCCGGGGGGACCGGAATCCTCCCGGTGCGGCCGCATCTGGCAGGGTATGCCCTTGGAGCCGCCATCCTCCTCTCGGGTGCATCGTTCCTCCTCGCCATCGGGTTTGTCACCGCCTTCTCCTGGAATCCCCTCTTCATCCCGTTTGTTCTTGGGGGGATATTCCTCTCCTGGGCCTACTCGGCCCCGCCCCTCCGGTTTTGCAGCCGGGGCCTTGGGGAGGTGGCAACCCTGCTGGCATTCGGCTTCTTCCTCCC
This DNA window, taken from Methanocalculus alkaliphilus, encodes the following:
- a CDS encoding prenyltransferase, whose product is MINYKAGSDALLIMKQEVRSGSEPGISVSAIVDLVRIGRPQFLVAGFFLFLLGALFSLSTGGIFSPERFLWGYAVVAAAHLSVSYSNEYYDRSSDDPAVRSPVSGGTGILPVRPHLAGYALGAAILLSGASFLLAIGFVTAFSWNPLFIPFVLGGIFLSWAYSAPPLRFCSRGLGEVATLLAFGFFLPASGYFVMAGTISGGFLLFSIPLLFLGLFFILSVELPDREVDLRSGKRNIVTRFGRRRARQIIAGAGAAASLCYLGYALAGGVSVSFPAGWFLIPALLPLAAGIAGLISSTEERAAVGREAGMNLGALVVCILGGCLILIGM
- a CDS encoding condensation protein, which codes for MMAAPIRYPASTFDIFNVSFERFFDPAMHRIVVFDGALDAGVLREATMLLIGSNPYLGARFAEDGDLPVWEAIPEDAWAMAFSVVTGAGDGPLPRPPPPIDPRKGPQVLVRLYRRGDGDTLSVTCHHGFCDAGGLGIVTRQLLSIYRNLMKDPAYRPPRLDSYDRGMDQILDLYTEDERRQALRDEEPFIDRWGFPYAYTGRGEPKIAYRRFSQERLDAVKAFGRKHGATVNDILIGCYFLALKKIRADLCDHGEPRSIMSSADLRRHHCMDTGDLPRNSSVSFQITLSLDEGAGLADIIGEVTAVMARKKQRDLGLACILFYETLLEGGMPAVEEFFDAIARGHAEEGLKNPVFSNLGIIDPDDLTGGEDLLPEIRDVQTLPCVCWPYGFLLVASTFRGRLTLMTGYEEGPYATETVERFLGCMDAYLPG
- a CDS encoding zinc ribbon-containing protein; translated protein: MTVTCGDQPGPGRYVCKKCGKSINLESADEKIYPCPLCQYCEYKQG